One window from the genome of Hyphomonas neptunium ATCC 15444 encodes:
- a CDS encoding SAM-dependent methyltransferase → MITLQPIGWVRGGRSDPVDDHWGSEQARIELDPRFPESALYGLDSFSHAEVIFFFHKVTEEKIETGARHPRGNTDWPLAGIFAQRGKNRPNRLGLCTCSILGVSGRTVTVGGLDAIDGTPVLDIKPVMREFLPRGSIRQPEWAGALMKDYW, encoded by the coding sequence ATGATCACTCTTCAACCGATCGGCTGGGTCCGGGGCGGTCGTTCAGATCCGGTCGATGATCATTGGGGCAGCGAGCAGGCCCGCATTGAGCTCGACCCCAGATTTCCAGAAAGTGCCTTGTATGGACTGGACTCTTTCAGCCATGCCGAGGTGATTTTCTTCTTTCACAAGGTTACGGAAGAGAAGATTGAAACCGGCGCCCGCCACCCGCGCGGCAATACAGACTGGCCCCTGGCCGGCATCTTCGCCCAACGCGGCAAGAACCGGCCCAACCGGCTTGGCCTCTGCACCTGTAGTATCCTCGGCGTTTCAGGCCGTACTGTCACAGTTGGCGGGCTTGATGCCATCGACGGCACGCCCGTGCTCGATATCAAGCCGGTGATGCGGGAATTCCTGCCCCGCGGCAGTATCCGCCAGCCTGAATGGGCTGGCGCGTTGATGAAAGACTATTGGTAG